The following are encoded together in the Flavobacterium sp. TR2 genome:
- a CDS encoding heavy metal translocating P-type ATPase yields MTHQYIISGMSCDGCRKKVEKTLNEVEGVHAAVTLNPPTATITMEKHIPTEKFQEVLAAAGNYTIEMDSPKKHGEAAVKSCCSSHKKEHHDHNHHKTEAKKVHQHSANGVYYCPMHCEGDKTYDKPGDCPVCGMDLVPQVAITATQFTCPMHPEIVSNEPGDCPICGMDLVPMQASESEENKTYLDLLKKMKIAILFTLPIFIISMSEMIPNNPLYNIMSIEKWNWVQLLFSIPVLFYAGWMFFVRAYKSIITWNLNMFTLIGIGTSVAFLFSIVGMFFPDIFPSEFKSHHGTIHLYFEAATVIITLVLLGQLLEAKAHGQTNGAIKELLKLAPTEATLVENGNDRVISIHNIKKGDLLRVKPGEKIPVDGKITTGESSIDESMITGEPIPVDKKTGDPVISGTINGTKSFVMIAEKVGSETMLSQIIQMVNDASRSRAPIQKLADRVSKYFVPTVVIISIVTFFVWAKFGPEPAYVYGLINAIAVLIIACPCALGLATPMSVMVGVGKGAQNGILIKNAEALENMNKIDVLITDKTGTITEGKPSVEKIYAVNNDEDFLLQNIASLNQHSEHPLALAVVNFAKAKNSSFKEVQGFETIAGKGVLGTIQNIKVALGNKKLMEEIGAPVSNDLEQKVTAEQNLGKTISYIAIENSVLGFVAITDAIKENSAKAIKELIAQGVEVIMMTGDNHNTAKAVADHLHLSSFKADCLPEDKLKEIERLQAQGKIVAMAGDGINDAPALAQSNIGIAMGTGTDVAIESAKITLVKGDLNGIVKAKNLSHAVMSNIKQNLFFAFIYNTLGVPIAAGILYPFLGILLSPMLAAVAMSLSSVSVIVNALRLRNLKL; encoded by the coding sequence ATGACTCATCAATATATAATTTCAGGAATGTCGTGTGACGGCTGCCGCAAAAAAGTAGAAAAAACTCTGAATGAAGTCGAAGGCGTTCATGCAGCAGTTACGCTGAATCCGCCAACGGCTACCATTACCATGGAAAAACATATTCCGACAGAAAAATTCCAAGAAGTTTTAGCTGCCGCGGGAAATTATACTATTGAAATGGATTCTCCTAAAAAACATGGAGAAGCTGCCGTTAAATCTTGCTGCTCAAGCCACAAAAAAGAGCATCATGATCATAATCATCATAAAACAGAAGCTAAAAAAGTACACCAGCACAGTGCAAATGGCGTTTATTACTGCCCCATGCATTGTGAAGGAGATAAAACATACGATAAACCAGGGGACTGCCCAGTCTGCGGAATGGATTTAGTGCCGCAAGTTGCCATAACTGCAACACAATTTACTTGTCCGATGCATCCGGAAATTGTTTCAAACGAGCCAGGCGATTGCCCGATTTGCGGAATGGATCTAGTCCCAATGCAGGCTTCTGAAAGCGAAGAGAACAAAACCTATTTGGATTTATTGAAGAAAATGAAAATTGCGATTTTGTTTACGCTTCCAATTTTCATCATTTCAATGTCAGAAATGATTCCAAATAATCCGCTGTACAATATCATGTCAATAGAAAAATGGAATTGGGTTCAGCTTTTATTTTCGATTCCCGTTTTGTTTTATGCGGGTTGGATGTTTTTCGTTCGCGCCTACAAATCCATTATCACATGGAACTTGAATATGTTTACATTAATAGGAATTGGAACCAGCGTCGCTTTCCTGTTTAGTATTGTCGGAATGTTTTTTCCGGATATATTTCCATCCGAATTCAAATCGCATCACGGAACCATTCATTTGTATTTTGAAGCTGCAACTGTCATAATCACTTTAGTTTTGTTAGGGCAATTACTCGAAGCCAAAGCACACGGGCAAACGAATGGAGCCATAAAAGAATTATTAAAATTAGCTCCAACAGAAGCGACTTTGGTTGAAAACGGAAATGATAGAGTGATTTCGATCCATAACATTAAAAAAGGCGATTTGCTTCGCGTAAAACCAGGAGAAAAAATTCCGGTTGACGGAAAAATAACAACTGGCGAAAGCAGCATCGACGAATCTATGATTACGGGAGAACCAATTCCGGTAGACAAAAAAACGGGCGACCCCGTAATTTCCGGAACTATAAACGGAACAAAATCGTTTGTCATGATTGCCGAAAAAGTAGGTTCAGAAACCATGCTTTCGCAGATTATCCAGATGGTGAATGATGCCAGCAGATCTCGCGCTCCAATTCAGAAATTAGCCGATCGCGTTTCTAAATATTTTGTGCCAACTGTAGTTATCATTTCAATTGTAACCTTTTTTGTCTGGGCAAAATTTGGTCCAGAACCTGCTTACGTTTACGGATTAATCAATGCGATTGCCGTTTTAATTATCGCCTGCCCTTGTGCTCTCGGACTGGCAACTCCAATGTCGGTTATGGTAGGCGTTGGAAAAGGTGCCCAAAACGGAATCTTGATTAAAAATGCTGAAGCACTCGAAAACATGAACAAAATCGATGTTTTGATTACTGATAAAACAGGAACTATTACTGAAGGAAAACCGTCTGTAGAAAAAATATATGCAGTTAATAATGACGAAGATTTTCTGCTTCAAAACATTGCTTCTCTAAATCAGCATAGCGAACATCCTTTGGCGCTGGCCGTAGTCAATTTCGCGAAAGCAAAAAACAGCTCTTTCAAAGAAGTTCAAGGTTTTGAAACTATTGCGGGAAAAGGCGTTTTAGGAACTATCCAAAATATAAAAGTTGCTTTAGGAAATAAAAAACTAATGGAAGAAATTGGCGCTCCTGTTTCTAATGATTTAGAACAAAAAGTAACTGCCGAACAGAATTTAGGAAAAACTATTTCGTACATCGCAATAGAAAATAGCGTTTTAGGTTTTGTAGCCATTACCGACGCTATCAAAGAAAATAGTGCAAAAGCCATTAAAGAATTAATTGCCCAAGGCGTTGAGGTTATCATGATGACAGGCGACAATCATAATACTGCAAAAGCAGTTGCAGATCATTTGCACTTGAGCTCTTTTAAAGCCGATTGTCTTCCAGAAGATAAGTTAAAAGAAATTGAACGACTGCAAGCACAAGGAAAAATTGTAGCAATGGCTGGAGACGGAATCAACGACGCACCTGCTTTAGCTCAATCCAATATTGGTATCGCAATGGGAACAGGAACTGACGTTGCGATTGAAAGCGCTAAAATCACTTTGGTAAAAGGCGATCTTAACGGAATTGTAAAAGCAAAAAACCTTAGCCATGCGGTAATGTCAAACATCAAACAGAATTTATTCTTTGCCTTTATCTACAATACGTTGGGTGTGCCAATTGCTGCGGGAATCTTATATCCATTTTTAGGAATTTTGCTTTCACCGATGCTGGCAGCAGTGGCCATGAGTTTGAGTTCCGTTTCAGTAATCGTCAATGCTTTGCGATTGAGAAATCTAAAATTGTAA
- a CDS encoding helix-turn-helix domain-containing protein: MKLYIKNMVCSRCKMVVKSEFEKLGLQPTAVELGEVELNEEISDKQKEILLENLQALGFDLIDDKKTKTVEKIKNLIVDLVHHKNNDLKINLSDYLAENLNQDYNSLSNLFSEIENTTIEKYFISQKIEKVKELLIYNELSLSEIADMLNYSNVAHLSNQFKKITGFTPTSFKQSKDNKRIQIENL, translated from the coding sequence ATGAAGCTCTACATCAAAAATATGGTGTGCAGCCGATGCAAAATGGTAGTGAAGTCTGAGTTCGAAAAGCTCGGACTTCAACCTACTGCTGTAGAATTGGGAGAAGTGGAACTAAACGAAGAAATCAGCGATAAGCAGAAAGAGATTCTATTAGAAAATCTTCAAGCTCTAGGTTTTGATTTAATTGATGACAAAAAAACAAAAACGGTTGAAAAAATAAAAAACCTGATTGTCGATTTGGTCCATCATAAAAACAACGATCTTAAAATCAACTTGTCCGATTATTTAGCCGAAAATCTGAATCAGGACTATAATTCGCTAAGCAATTTATTTTCTGAAATAGAAAACACTACTATCGAAAAGTATTTCATTAGCCAAAAAATCGAAAAAGTAAAAGAATTATTGATTTATAATGAACTTTCGTTAAGCGAAATTGCCGATATGCTCAACTACAGCAATGTGGCCCATTTAAGCAATCAATTCAAGAAAATCACAGGCTTTACTCCTACGTCTTTCAAACAGTCAAAAGATAATAAACGTATTCAGATTGAGAATTTGTAG
- a CDS encoding DUF3347 domain-containing protein: protein MKKSIIVLATALTVLFSANTIQAKNNNSELTAVEIADSQLQSVYDAYFTVKDALIKSDSKLASAKAKDLLTAITAVKMDKLKSNEHTVWMKVMKKLTADAKSISATTDLKKQRESFKSLSKSTYDLIKVSSPTEPIYKQYCPMADADWLSKEKAVKNPYYGSSMLTCGNVVETIK, encoded by the coding sequence ATGAAAAAATCAATCATAGTTTTAGCAACGGCGCTTACAGTATTATTTAGCGCAAATACTATTCAGGCAAAAAACAATAACTCTGAATTGACAGCGGTCGAAATTGCAGATTCTCAATTGCAATCGGTTTATGATGCTTACTTTACTGTAAAAGATGCCTTGATTAAAAGCGACAGCAAATTGGCTTCGGCAAAAGCCAAAGACCTACTGACTGCAATTACTGCGGTAAAAATGGATAAATTAAAAAGCAACGAACATACTGTTTGGATGAAAGTTATGAAAAAACTAACTGCCGATGCCAAAAGTATTTCTGCTACAACAGATCTTAAAAAACAGCGCGAGTCTTTCAAATCTTTATCCAAAAGCACTTACGACTTGATAAAAGTTTCAAGTCCGACAGAACCAATCTACAAACAATATTGCCCAATGGCAGACGCTGATTGGTTAAGCAAAGAAAAAGCAGTTAAAAACCCTTACTATGGTTCTTCTATGCTTACTTGCGGAAATGTAGTAGAAACAATCAAATAA
- a CDS encoding MFS transporter: MKKSLIALSLGGLTIGITEFVMMGLLPDIASDMKVSIPVAGYLISSYALGVVIGAPLLVIAGRNYAPKKMLLILALMLAVFNALSIIAPDYNVLFASRFLSGLPHGAFFGVGAVVASRLADKGKEAQAISIMFAGLTIANLIGVPIGTYIGHHFIWRYTFVLIAFVGLLTFLAIYLWMPNLEKGESVNMKTQLQFFKKTEAWLIIGITAIGFGGLFAWISYIAPLLINVSKFLPEDVSSILILAGLGMVVGNFAGGKLADRFSPAPTTLALLLVMSTDLVLVYFFSFNQYMSLFLTFLTGAISFSVIAPIQMLMIRTAKGAEMIASASLQGSFNIGNALGAFLGGLPLAAGFSYSSPNLIGVGMSVIGMVITFILMRLHRKQLQVQPI, translated from the coding sequence ATGAAAAAAAGTCTTATTGCACTCTCATTAGGAGGGTTAACTATTGGAATTACAGAATTTGTAATGATGGGATTGCTCCCAGATATAGCTTCAGATATGAAAGTTTCAATTCCAGTTGCCGGATATCTAATTTCGTCTTATGCACTTGGAGTTGTTATTGGAGCGCCTTTGCTGGTAATAGCAGGAAGAAATTATGCGCCTAAGAAAATGCTCTTAATTTTAGCCCTAATGCTGGCCGTTTTTAATGCTTTGTCAATTATTGCTCCCGATTATAATGTTTTATTTGCTTCCCGATTTCTTTCCGGACTGCCGCATGGTGCTTTCTTTGGAGTGGGAGCGGTAGTCGCAAGCCGTTTGGCTGATAAAGGGAAAGAAGCTCAGGCGATCTCGATTATGTTTGCCGGTTTGACAATTGCCAACTTAATAGGCGTACCGATTGGAACTTATATCGGGCACCATTTTATTTGGCGCTATACTTTTGTGCTTATTGCTTTTGTTGGCTTATTGACATTTTTGGCTATTTATTTATGGATGCCAAATCTTGAAAAGGGCGAAAGTGTAAATATGAAAACACAGCTTCAGTTTTTTAAGAAAACAGAAGCATGGCTAATAATAGGTATAACCGCAATTGGTTTTGGAGGTCTGTTTGCTTGGATAAGCTATATTGCTCCTCTTTTAATTAATGTATCAAAGTTTTTGCCAGAAGATGTTTCGTCTATCTTGATTTTGGCAGGATTAGGAATGGTGGTCGGCAACTTTGCAGGCGGAAAACTCGCAGACCGTTTTTCACCAGCTCCAACAACATTGGCTTTGTTGCTTGTAATGTCTACCGATCTGGTTTTGGTTTACTTTTTCTCCTTCAACCAATATATGTCCTTATTTCTGACTTTCTTAACGGGTGCTATTTCGTTCTCAGTCATAGCTCCAATTCAAATGCTGATGATCCGTACGGCAAAAGGCGCAGAGATGATCGCTTCTGCATCTTTGCAAGGAAGTTTTAATATTGGAAATGCTTTAGGGGCCTTTCTTGGCGGATTGCCTCTTGCTGCTGGATTCAGTTATTCTTCACCAAACCTTATTGGAGTTGGAATGTCTGTGATAGGAATGGTTATTACATTCATATTGATGAGGTTACATCGAAAGCAGCTTCAAGTGCAGCCCATATAA
- a CDS encoding AraC family transcriptional regulator — MPKLNQFKTLVLDEFEEEKFHLPPHTHTYYEIIYIKKGSGIHHLNNNLLPYKAGDLFVISPDDEHYFDIKKSTRFIFIKFTDNYFNSKQNLTCDEFLVNTPESFMRDKILKETVLKFDEPCRTILKNTVENIVTYNQYIDVTSSPIVFYQILSIFGLIKETIRCMNLQMKSAHFDSEQIANYIHQNIYQPKLVQVKVIAEHFNIAHTYFSAYFKRTFSISYREYIHNLRMTLIEKRFHNNQLPIKQIAYEFGFTDESHLTNYFKKRRNMKPTDFKKL; from the coding sequence ATGCCGAAATTAAACCAGTTCAAAACGCTTGTTCTTGATGAGTTTGAAGAAGAAAAATTTCATCTTCCTCCGCATACGCATACCTATTACGAAATCATTTATATCAAGAAAGGAAGCGGCATCCATCATTTGAATAATAATCTGCTCCCATACAAAGCGGGAGATTTATTTGTTATCTCGCCAGATGATGAGCATTATTTTGATATAAAGAAAAGCACGCGATTTATTTTTATCAAATTCACAGATAATTATTTTAACTCCAAACAGAATTTGACTTGCGATGAGTTTCTGGTAAACACACCCGAAAGTTTCATGCGGGACAAAATCCTTAAAGAAACCGTTTTGAAGTTTGACGAACCCTGCAGAACGATTTTAAAAAATACAGTCGAAAATATCGTAACCTACAACCAATATATTGATGTTACCTCTTCGCCTATTGTCTTCTATCAGATTCTTTCCATTTTTGGCTTAATTAAAGAAACCATTCGCTGCATGAATCTTCAGATGAAATCGGCACATTTTGACAGTGAGCAGATTGCAAACTATATTCATCAAAACATCTATCAGCCCAAATTGGTTCAGGTTAAAGTGATTGCAGAACATTTTAATATTGCCCACACCTATTTTAGCGCTTATTTTAAAAGGACATTCAGCATAAGCTATCGCGAATACATTCATAATTTGAGAATGACTTTAATCGAAAAAAGATTCCACAACAATCAGCTTCCGATTAAACAGATAGCGTACGAATTTGGTTTTACCGACGAAAGCCATTTGACCAATTATTTTAAAAAACGCAGGAACATGAAACCAACCGATTTTAAGAAACTCTAG